Proteins co-encoded in one Arthrobacter sp. ERGS1:01 genomic window:
- a CDS encoding FecCD family ABC transporter permease, with amino-acid sequence MTTRTASMAATQSTTAAPAAAITAPSVAPSVAGTVTAGRFSGRSRALWTVVAVAVLVLLVLASLAIGARYVPLPVVLDTLVNPDPSNGDHAVVLSRLVRTVAGLVVGASLGLAGTSMQGVARNPLADPGILGINAGASLAVVASIFFLGASSVSSYLWFAFAGSAVAAVVVYSVASLGRDGATPVKLALAGAAMAAGMGSLMSAMLVTSQASLELFRTWQVGALAGKSWDSVTAVLPFVAVGAVILLGTGKLLNNLALGDDVARGLGVRPGLGRAVSAIGIVLLCGSATALAGPIGFIGLVVPHMLRGIFGPDYRWLLPLSLVAAPAVLLFADVVGRVILLPGEVPAGIVAALMGAPVFIAVVRRGKRAAL; translated from the coding sequence ATGACGACCCGGACGGCCTCCATGGCGGCAACACAAAGTACGACGGCGGCCCCCGCCGCCGCGATCACGGCACCCAGTGTGGCACCCAGTGTGGCCGGCACAGTCACGGCCGGCCGGTTTTCCGGCCGCTCACGCGCGCTCTGGACCGTGGTTGCCGTGGCCGTGCTGGTCCTATTGGTGCTGGCATCGCTGGCCATCGGTGCCCGTTACGTGCCGCTGCCGGTGGTCCTGGACACGCTGGTCAACCCCGATCCGTCCAACGGCGACCACGCCGTGGTGCTGTCCCGGCTGGTCCGCACCGTGGCCGGCCTGGTGGTGGGCGCCTCGCTGGGCCTGGCCGGGACGTCGATGCAGGGGGTGGCCCGCAATCCGCTGGCCGATCCCGGGATCCTGGGCATCAACGCCGGCGCCTCGCTGGCCGTCGTGGCCTCCATTTTCTTCCTGGGCGCGAGCAGTGTCTCCAGCTACCTGTGGTTCGCGTTCGCGGGCAGCGCCGTGGCCGCCGTCGTCGTTTATTCGGTGGCGAGCCTGGGCCGTGACGGCGCCACCCCGGTGAAGCTGGCGCTGGCCGGCGCCGCCATGGCCGCCGGGATGGGATCGCTCATGAGCGCCATGCTGGTCACCAGCCAGGCCTCGCTGGAGCTGTTCCGGACCTGGCAGGTGGGCGCGCTGGCCGGCAAATCCTGGGATTCCGTCACCGCCGTGCTGCCATTCGTGGCCGTCGGCGCCGTGATCCTGCTCGGCACCGGAAAGCTGCTGAACAACCTGGCACTGGGCGACGACGTGGCGCGCGGCCTGGGCGTGCGGCCGGGCCTGGGCCGGGCCGTCTCCGCGATCGGGATCGTGCTGCTGTGCGGCAGCGCCACGGCGTTGGCCGGCCCCATCGGGTTCATCGGTCTCGTGGTGCCGCACATGCTGCGCGGAATCTTCGGCCCGGACTACCGGTGGCTGCTGCCGCTGTCCCTGGTGGCCGCCCCGGCCGTGCTGCTGTTCGCCGACGTGGTGGGCCGGGTCATCCTGCTGCCGGGCGAGGTACCTGCCGGGATCGTTGCCGCCCTGATGGGTGCGCCCGTGTTCATCGCCGTGGTGCGCCGCGGAAAGCGGGCGGCACTGTGA
- a CDS encoding ABC transporter substrate-binding protein, translating to MGLFVSVAAMGVALAGCSTGAVGAESSGQNTAPADAFPVTVKHAYGTTVIKSAPQRIATVSWVNDDVAIALGVIPVGMPKHAWGGNAQGSTPWKDAALAKAGAGIGSAKAPVQYSEADGVNFTEVAKANPDIILAAYSGLSKEDYDKLSKIAPVIAFPKVAYGTSWQDSTTMIGAALGKSAQATALITATEKTIAEKAAKYPQIKGKTFIYGNLEPDSSTGVNVYTAEDNRPRFLSSIGMVEAPVVVAAEKKATGFYIPWSAEKANELASQVFVSWVPDNKTKAAIIADPLLGQIPAVKSGAFVADPDTTLTLAISASSPLSLPWALDAFLPELGAAADKA from the coding sequence ATGGGCTTGTTTGTCTCCGTGGCGGCCATGGGCGTGGCCCTGGCCGGCTGCTCGACCGGCGCAGTGGGCGCCGAGTCTTCGGGCCAAAACACGGCGCCGGCGGACGCCTTCCCCGTCACCGTCAAACACGCTTACGGCACGACGGTCATCAAGTCCGCCCCGCAGCGGATCGCCACAGTCTCCTGGGTCAACGACGACGTCGCCATCGCCCTCGGCGTGATCCCGGTGGGCATGCCCAAGCACGCGTGGGGCGGCAACGCACAGGGGTCCACCCCGTGGAAGGACGCCGCCCTGGCCAAGGCCGGCGCCGGGATTGGCAGCGCCAAGGCGCCCGTCCAGTACTCCGAGGCCGACGGCGTGAACTTCACCGAAGTTGCCAAGGCGAATCCGGACATCATCCTGGCCGCCTACTCGGGATTGAGTAAGGAGGACTACGACAAGCTCAGCAAGATCGCCCCCGTCATCGCCTTCCCGAAGGTCGCCTACGGCACGTCCTGGCAGGATTCCACCACCATGATCGGTGCGGCCCTGGGCAAGTCCGCGCAGGCCACCGCGCTCATCACGGCCACCGAGAAGACCATCGCCGAGAAGGCCGCCAAGTACCCGCAGATCAAGGGCAAGACGTTCATCTACGGCAACCTGGAGCCCGATTCGAGCACCGGCGTCAACGTCTACACCGCCGAGGACAACCGCCCCCGCTTCCTCTCCAGCATCGGCATGGTGGAGGCCCCCGTGGTGGTGGCGGCCGAGAAGAAGGCCACCGGCTTCTACATTCCGTGGTCCGCCGAGAAGGCCAACGAACTGGCCTCCCAGGTGTTCGTCAGCTGGGTTCCCGACAACAAGACCAAGGCCGCGATCATCGCCGACCCCTTGCTCGGCCAGATCCCGGCCGTCAAGTCCGGGGCCTTCGTCGCCGACCCGGACACCACCTTGACCCTGGCCATTTCCGCCTCCTCCCCGCTGAGCCTGCCCTGGGCGCTGGATGCGTTCCTGCCCGAGCTGGGCGCCGCGGCCGACAAGGCCTAA
- a CDS encoding MarR family winged helix-turn-helix transcriptional regulator, which yields MSESEPRWLTPNERAAWLALLSTTTLLPGALDASLQKAAKLSLFDYNVLAMLSEAEDRTLPMSELAARTSASLSRLSHVVTKLGARGLVERAAHAGDARVTAASVTADGVELIEELAPLHVASVRALVFDHLDERDVADLARIGRKLMHGMDAGHWILRTPAP from the coding sequence ATGAGTGAATCGGAGCCGCGCTGGCTGACGCCCAATGAACGCGCCGCATGGCTTGCCCTGCTGTCCACCACCACCCTGCTGCCCGGGGCCTTGGATGCCTCGCTGCAAAAGGCCGCCAAGCTTTCCTTGTTCGACTACAACGTCCTGGCGATGCTCTCCGAGGCTGAGGACCGCACGCTGCCCATGAGCGAATTGGCCGCCCGGACCAGTGCCTCGTTGTCCCGGCTCTCCCATGTTGTGACGAAACTGGGAGCGCGCGGACTGGTGGAACGCGCCGCCCATGCCGGCGATGCCCGGGTGACCGCGGCCAGCGTGACCGCGGACGGCGTCGAACTCATCGAGGAGTTGGCGCCACTGCACGTGGCGTCGGTGCGCGCCCTGGTCTTTGACCATTTGGATGAGCGGGACGTGGCGGATTTGGCCCGGATCGGCCGCAAGCTCATGCACGGCATGGATGCCGGGCACTGGATCCTGCGCACGCCCGCGCCCTAG
- a CDS encoding NADPH-dependent F420 reductase, whose protein sequence is MSTITIIGTGNMARGIAVRSLAAGRTVELLSRDEAKAQALAAELNGAVTTGTLPQAPAGDIVVLAVPFDAAKEIVTAYGATLAGKTVVDITNPVNFETFDSLVVAPGSSAAEEIGALTPGNVVKAFNTTFAGALVAGETSGQALDVFIAGDDADSTAAVASLVADGGMRPIVAGALKRSRELEGFQFLVMTLQANPAFETFNWNTGLKIVD, encoded by the coding sequence ATGAGCACCATCACCATCATCGGCACCGGCAACATGGCCCGCGGCATCGCCGTTCGCTCGCTCGCCGCCGGCCGCACGGTCGAGCTCCTGAGCCGCGACGAGGCCAAGGCACAGGCATTGGCCGCCGAGCTCAACGGCGCCGTGACCACCGGAACCCTGCCCCAGGCCCCCGCCGGCGACATCGTGGTGCTGGCCGTCCCGTTCGACGCCGCCAAGGAAATCGTCACTGCCTACGGCGCCACCCTGGCCGGCAAGACGGTCGTGGACATCACCAACCCGGTGAACTTTGAAACCTTCGACTCCCTGGTCGTGGCACCGGGCAGCTCGGCCGCCGAGGAAATCGGCGCCCTGACCCCCGGCAACGTCGTCAAGGCCTTCAACACCACGTTCGCCGGCGCCCTCGTGGCCGGAGAGACCAGCGGCCAGGCCCTGGACGTGTTCATCGCCGGCGACGACGCCGACTCCACCGCCGCCGTGGCATCCCTGGTGGCCGACGGCGGCATGCGCCCCATCGTTGCCGGCGCCCTGAAGCGCTCACGCGAACTTGAGGGCTTCCAGTTCCTCGTCATGACCCTCCAGGCCAACCCGGCCTTCGAGACGTTCAACTGGAACACGGGCCTGAAGATCGTCGACTAG